A genome region from Hymenobacter tibetensis includes the following:
- a CDS encoding nuclear transport factor 2 family protein produces MKHFLLFGLLVSATSASAQTPAAETEAVKKTIQTFFEGMRNGDSTVVRSTFAPGAVFHTIANRNGTTQLLPENPSEFVKAVGKPHKEVWDERITFDKVLIDANLASVWTPYEFYLGNTFSHCGYNSFQLVKLASGWKIAHVIDTRRKDKCK; encoded by the coding sequence ATGAAACACTTCCTACTTTTCGGCCTGCTTGTGTCCGCTACGTCTGCTTCGGCCCAAACGCCAGCCGCCGAAACCGAAGCCGTCAAGAAAACCATCCAGACGTTTTTTGAGGGCATGCGCAACGGGGACAGCACGGTGGTACGGTCCACGTTTGCTCCTGGCGCGGTTTTTCACACCATTGCCAACCGCAACGGCACCACCCAGCTTCTGCCCGAAAACCCATCGGAGTTTGTGAAAGCCGTAGGCAAGCCGCACAAGGAAGTGTGGGACGAGCGTATCACCTTCGATAAAGTACTGATTGATGCCAACCTAGCCAGCGTCTGGACTCCCTACGAATTTTACCTCGGCAACACCTTCAGCCACTGCGGCTACAATTCGTTTCAGTTAGTGAAGCTGGCCAGCGGCTGGAAGATTGCGCACGTCATCGACACCCGGCGCAAAGACAAGTGCAAGTGA
- a CDS encoding DUF6984 family protein: MARRSLKLPELGMLIFMLRGKPRVERLLALLHTVEVEELHTGENGPLRFVGTQPNRQLGERIASTQFLDEDGVLAFVSLYLDQEGELYELDYWKTDDSPLRRIPAF; this comes from the coding sequence ATGGCCAGACGTTCGCTGAAACTGCCTGAGCTTGGCATGCTCATTTTCATGCTCCGTGGTAAACCTCGGGTGGAACGCCTGTTGGCATTGCTCCACACGGTGGAGGTAGAGGAGCTGCATACGGGTGAAAACGGGCCCCTACGGTTTGTTGGCACCCAGCCAAACCGCCAGCTAGGAGAACGAATAGCCAGCACCCAGTTCCTGGATGAGGATGGGGTGTTGGCATTCGTTTCCCTTTACCTAGATCAAGAAGGGGAGCTGTATGAGTTGGACTACTGGAAAACAGATGACTCGCCGCTTCGCCGCATACCGGCTTTCTAA
- a CDS encoding HAD family hydrolase, producing MIRTVIFDMDGVLVDTEPLHHDAFFRHFAELGITMTAEDYAPFLGSSTRNIYQRLKQKFDLPQEVDALMSRKRELFGKSFDESTELDLLPGARQLVEDLHQHGVPLVLASSASKDTIARVFNRFGLYPFFAHLVSGEDFTESKPNPAIFLHAAELAGTPPPGCLVLEDAANGVAAAKAAGMYCIGYRSEHSTGQDLRLADRVVSDLRELNAATILAFPNAANPA from the coding sequence ATGATTCGCACCGTAATTTTCGATATGGATGGCGTGCTGGTTGACACCGAGCCGCTACACCACGACGCTTTCTTTCGCCACTTCGCCGAGCTAGGCATTACCATGACGGCCGAGGACTATGCCCCGTTTCTGGGTTCCTCCACCCGCAACATCTATCAGCGGCTAAAGCAGAAGTTCGATCTGCCCCAGGAAGTGGACGCCCTGATGAGCCGCAAGCGGGAACTGTTCGGTAAGTCTTTCGACGAATCGACGGAGCTGGATTTGCTGCCCGGAGCGCGGCAGTTGGTTGAAGACCTGCACCAGCACGGCGTGCCGCTAGTATTGGCTTCCTCGGCCTCCAAAGACACCATTGCCCGCGTATTCAATCGGTTTGGGCTATATCCATTCTTTGCGCACCTGGTGAGCGGCGAAGATTTCACCGAGTCGAAACCTAACCCGGCCATCTTTCTGCATGCCGCCGAGCTAGCGGGTACGCCGCCCCCTGGCTGCCTGGTACTTGAGGATGCTGCCAACGGCGTAGCGGCCGCCAAAGCTGCGGGCATGTACTGCATTGGCTACCGTAGTGAACATTCCACCGGCCAGGACCTGCGCTTGGCCGACCGGGTGGTGTCGGACCTGAGGGAGCTGAACGCCGCCACTATACTAGCGTTTCCCAACGCTGCAAATCCGGCCTAG
- a CDS encoding Rossmann-fold NAD(P)-binding domain-containing protein — MKLRVILTGTTGMVGEGVLLECLNDPEVEQVLSVSRKPSGHTHPKLREITHTDFHDLTPIQDQLKGYNACFFCLGVSSVGMKEPEYRRLTYDLTMRFAETLLPRNPDLTFCFVSGAGTDSTLKSSQMWARVKGETENNLLKLGFKQAYMFRPAFMRATPGQQNIKGYYNLIGWLYPVLRTVAPNYVSTLAAVGQAMIRVAQHGAPKSVLEVPDIKALVKK; from the coding sequence ATGAAACTACGCGTGATATTGACCGGAACCACCGGCATGGTGGGAGAGGGCGTGCTACTGGAATGTTTAAACGACCCCGAGGTGGAACAGGTGCTGTCCGTTAGCCGCAAGCCCAGCGGCCATACGCACCCAAAGCTGCGTGAAATCACACACACTGATTTCCACGATCTTACGCCCATCCAAGACCAACTTAAGGGTTACAACGCCTGTTTTTTCTGCTTGGGCGTGTCGTCGGTGGGGATGAAGGAGCCGGAGTACCGCCGCCTCACTTATGACCTGACGATGCGCTTTGCTGAAACCCTGCTGCCTCGCAACCCCGACCTGACGTTCTGCTTTGTATCGGGGGCAGGCACAGACAGCACGCTGAAAAGCAGCCAGATGTGGGCCCGCGTGAAAGGCGAGACCGAAAACAACTTACTGAAACTGGGCTTCAAACAGGCCTATATGTTCCGGCCTGCGTTTATGCGTGCCACGCCGGGGCAGCAAAACATAAAGGGCTACTACAACTTGATAGGGTGGCTGTATCCGGTGTTGCGCACGGTAGCACCCAATTACGTATCCACACTAGCGGCAGTAGGGCAGGCCATGATTCGGGTGGCGCAGCATGGGGCTCCCAAGTCAGTGTTGGAAGTGCCCGATATCAAGGCGTTGGTGAAGAAGTAA
- a CDS encoding DUF7684 family protein, with the protein MNYVGQQNGRDIYYFTTEGKVDWNSKVFESSWLLFAIGDDPDKEVIIAFVDECIAHKPAYICTAGKACELIHDSFDEGIIWQGVEHSSIYAPMTTWHDDFKEGIWFAVNVACHEELVISKVVCINLDSKSDIDKSNLMSALS; encoded by the coding sequence ATGAATTATGTAGGCCAGCAAAATGGCAGGGATATCTACTACTTCACAACAGAAGGCAAAGTAGATTGGAATAGTAAGGTCTTTGAAAGCAGTTGGTTGTTATTCGCAATTGGTGACGATCCTGATAAGGAGGTTATCATTGCTTTTGTAGATGAGTGCATTGCCCACAAACCAGCTTATATCTGTACAGCGGGTAAAGCCTGTGAGTTGATTCACGATAGTTTTGATGAGGGAATAATATGGCAAGGTGTGGAGCATAGTAGCATTTATGCTCCAATGACGACTTGGCATGATGACTTCAAAGAGGGAATATGGTTTGCTGTAAATGTGGCTTGCCATGAGGAGTTGGTTATCAGCAAAGTGGTTTGCATCAATCTGGACAGCAAGAGTGATATAGATAAGAGCAACTTAATGTCAGCACTTTCTTAA